One genomic window of Bradyrhizobium sp. B124 includes the following:
- a CDS encoding MarR family transcriptional regulator, which translates to MAVAKESPPVSPKSGVDQEAEYRAQTRLWLRLLACTTLIEGELRRRFREEFDFTMPRFDVLAQLDREPSGLVLGELPKRLMVSAGNLTPIVDRLVEDGYITRTPSNLDRRVQIVCMTVEGRKAFRRMAKSHGSWLAELLAGFPAARLDGLTSELDELKGAVRDAMQKP; encoded by the coding sequence TTGGCAGTCGCGAAGGAGTCCCCGCCTGTTTCGCCCAAGAGCGGGGTCGATCAGGAGGCCGAGTACCGGGCTCAGACACGGCTTTGGCTTCGGCTGCTTGCCTGCACGACCCTGATCGAGGGCGAGCTGCGACGCCGGTTCCGCGAGGAATTCGATTTCACGATGCCGCGCTTCGACGTCCTGGCCCAGCTTGACCGGGAGCCGAGTGGATTGGTGCTGGGAGAGCTGCCGAAGCGCCTGATGGTCTCCGCCGGAAATCTCACACCCATCGTCGATCGTCTGGTCGAGGACGGCTACATCACCCGCACACCCTCCAATCTGGATCGGCGCGTGCAGATCGTTTGCATGACGGTCGAGGGCCGCAAGGCCTTCCGGCGCATGGCCAAGAGCCATGGCTCATGGCTGGCCGAGCTGCTGGCGGGATTCCCGGCTGCTCGACTCGATGGATTGACCAGCGAGCTCGACGAGCTCAAGGGCGCCGTCAGGGATGCGATGCAGAAGCCGTGA
- a CDS encoding SDR family oxidoreductase, with protein MRFSGRTALVTGGGTGIGAAVARRLASEGANVAVMGRRREPLQALADETGCFVVQADAADSVAVRAALTEIHGKFGKVDILIANAGGHGVGPTISMTDETWSLATRLNLDTAFVCARETLPDLIAQKGAVVVVASIAGLFAGPDAAGYVTMKHACIGFGKSLARDYGRKGVRTNIVCPGWVATAMADEQMQVVVEKHGLASIEEAYRLVTKDVPLGRPATSEEVANVICFLASDEASAMNGSILTVDGGAAVVDLPTLAFVE; from the coding sequence ATGCGATTCAGTGGACGAACGGCCTTGGTCACGGGTGGTGGCACCGGAATAGGGGCGGCCGTTGCACGGCGGCTTGCGTCGGAGGGCGCCAACGTTGCGGTCATGGGGCGGCGGCGGGAGCCGCTGCAGGCGTTGGCCGACGAGACCGGTTGCTTTGTGGTGCAGGCTGACGCTGCCGACAGCGTCGCCGTACGGGCAGCCTTGACGGAGATCCACGGCAAGTTCGGCAAGGTGGATATCCTGATCGCCAATGCCGGAGGCCACGGCGTCGGTCCGACAATCTCGATGACCGACGAGACGTGGTCGCTGGCGACCCGGCTCAATCTCGACACAGCCTTTGTCTGCGCGCGCGAAACCCTTCCCGATCTGATCGCGCAAAAAGGCGCCGTCGTGGTTGTTGCCTCGATCGCCGGCCTGTTCGCGGGCCCCGATGCGGCCGGCTATGTGACGATGAAGCACGCCTGCATCGGCTTCGGCAAATCGCTGGCGCGCGACTACGGCCGCAAGGGTGTGCGCACCAATATCGTCTGTCCTGGCTGGGTCGCGACAGCGATGGCCGACGAGCAGATGCAAGTCGTCGTCGAGAAGCACGGGCTCGCTTCGATCGAGGAGGCCTACCGGCTGGTCACCAAGGATGTACCGCTTGGCCGCCCGGCAACATCGGAGGAGGTCGCAAACGTCATCTGCTTCCTCGCCTCGGATGAGGCGTCGGCCATGAATGGTTCCATCCTGACCGTCGATGGCGGGGCGGCCGTGGTCGATTTGCCGACGTTGGCATTCGTCGAGTGA
- a CDS encoding MoaF C-terminal domain-containing protein: MQGNDRPADWKNFDDFAAGIATNRLPITDALAGQRLTITLKDGRAIDLVFASVDRLEWREGEATGTDWYEAINVAPDVVFINVTFAARATEDEAFIVNTGTRRVLSIRERVRAVGESPGEPRVAQVYTPGVVGDPAIPPAGFEPAPSRDLVGMTAHYEYSPQHLYEHVYLSSQRYAWQNLVGVQRGHGDVDLTTTYKFDHNQYVFGFREFIIPVASIFFYNWDAMRSTGKFLGVTSEGRVENKPAGAFIKIKSRTSYDPGKEPV, from the coding sequence ATGCAGGGCAACGACAGACCCGCTGATTGGAAGAATTTTGATGACTTCGCCGCGGGTATCGCAACCAACCGGCTGCCGATCACGGATGCGCTCGCCGGCCAGCGCCTGACGATCACGTTGAAGGACGGCCGTGCCATCGACTTGGTTTTTGCTTCAGTCGATCGGCTCGAATGGCGCGAGGGCGAGGCGACCGGTACGGACTGGTACGAGGCCATCAACGTGGCGCCCGACGTGGTCTTCATCAACGTCACCTTTGCCGCGCGTGCGACTGAGGATGAAGCGTTCATCGTCAACACCGGGACCCGCCGGGTGCTGTCGATCCGCGAGCGCGTCCGCGCCGTCGGCGAATCTCCGGGAGAACCGCGGGTTGCGCAGGTCTACACGCCGGGTGTCGTCGGCGATCCCGCGATTCCGCCGGCGGGTTTCGAGCCGGCGCCATCGCGGGATCTGGTCGGGATGACGGCCCATTACGAATACAGTCCGCAGCACCTTTACGAGCACGTCTATCTCAGCTCGCAGCGCTATGCCTGGCAGAATCTGGTCGGCGTCCAGCGCGGCCATGGCGACGTCGACCTGACGACGACCTACAAGTTCGATCACAACCAGTACGTCTTCGGATTCCGCGAGTTCATCATCCCGGTCGCGTCGATCTTCTTCTACAACTGGGATGCCATGCGCTCGACCGGAAAATTCCTCGGCGTGACGAGCGAGGGCCGGGTCGAGAACAAGCCGGCCGGCGCCTTCATCAAGATCAAGTCCAGAACCAGCTACGACCCCGGCAAGGAGCCGGTGTAA
- a CDS encoding nuclear transport factor 2 family protein translates to MSRNYDAIKAHYAGSDRGDLAAMMAPITTETRWTEMAGFPYAGTYVGQDAIIAGVFKRIGEEWTGYTFTLERLIDGGTTIVGIGTYSGHYKPTGKAMRARVVHVWDVDEGRVVRFEQFTDTRLVADAMR, encoded by the coding sequence GTGAGCCGGAACTACGACGCGATCAAGGCGCATTATGCCGGATCGGATCGCGGTGATCTTGCCGCCATGATGGCGCCGATCACCACCGAGACCAGGTGGACCGAGATGGCGGGTTTTCCTTATGCGGGAACCTATGTCGGCCAGGACGCCATCATCGCCGGTGTGTTCAAGCGCATTGGTGAGGAGTGGACCGGCTACACGTTCACGCTCGAGAGATTGATCGACGGCGGCACGACGATCGTCGGGATCGGAACCTATTCCGGGCACTACAAGCCGACCGGCAAGGCAATGCGCGCTCGTGTCGTGCATGTCTGGGACGTGGATGAGGGGCGGGTGGTGCGCTTCGAGCAGTTCACCGACACAAGGCTCGTCGCTGACGCGATGAGGTAA